A region of the Alligator mississippiensis isolate rAllMis1 chromosome 5, rAllMis1, whole genome shotgun sequence genome:
TATGTGCTTGTCTTTTTTACTATCCAATGGCCCAGTTGTACAGAAGCCAGAGTTCTGCAATTGATTCTGATGTGTACAGGATCAAGACCCAACTTTTAGCAGCAGGATGTTTTTCATTAAGCAGGGGATTATACTGTCTCAAAAACAAGCCACCTCAATGAGGGCcttcgatttaaaaaaaaaccaaaaacacacacattttttttatttggaatgTGAATGGGGGAATATTGGCTGTGTAGACAGAGTTGGTAACTAGAGAGCTTCAAAATATAAAAGAGTTTTACAAGTTAGTTAGTTATTtagaaaactattttttctttataaaaagacATGGCTACAAGGTTAAATTTTGTTCTTTAGGCCCCAGTTTAACAAAGCACCTATACATGCATTCAACTTAAAGTGAGTTTAGATCCACTTTTGTTCTCCAAAAATGCTTATGTGCCTTTGCTGAATTGGGAGATCTGTTACAAATCAGATGAGGGCAAATATGTAGTATGTATTTTCTTTTGAATCAAAATTTCCCTTACTCTTTCCATCTGGGATAGAATATGCTGTGTTACTTGATAAATCTGAAAAATTTAACTAAAGAAACAAACACATTTATTTTGCTGAATTCCTGAACAGAGCTAAAATGTTAATCATGAAGGTCCTGATCCAAGAAAGGACTTGAGAACATGCTTTACCTTTTAAGCATCTGAATAATCCTGGGATTACTTGGGTGTTCAAGTGCTGTGTCATGGATTAATTTGTGTTGCTTCCTTTCCTACAGAGAGGATGGAAGCTTCCAGAGGAGCAAAGTCGAAGGAGGCGGGCTGTAGatagggagggaaaggggcttcGGGAAGGGAATAAGGCTATAATGACTATAAAACAGCTGTGTCATTACTTGGTATTTTAGGAATGTATTTCCCAAGATACTAAGTAACGACACAGCTGTTTTGTAGCCATTAAGATAGCCTGGAAGCCGTGGGGGCTTTTTCATTTTAAGTCTCAACTCTTTGGAAAAAGAAGGCTCATGGATCTATGGGGCCCATGGCTGTTCTTTTTTTGTGGCTGGCTCTCTCACTGCTGGCAACCCCTCACCTCCCATGATTATACTTTAGGAACATCTGTAGAGCTGTACTTCAGGCATACACCCCTGTGTAGCGTCTCCTAATCCACCCACCTGACCACCTAACAAAGTGGGACAATGCCATTTCTCAGCTGTACACAATGCTGTCTCTGTTCATGAcacattaattatttaaaaaaaatacctgctTGCTTCTCCATCCAGAAGGCAGTGGTATGTAGCAATGTCGTTTTCCAGCTGTAGCTTGTGGGACAGCAGATTTTCACgatccctctgctgctgctcagtttCTGCTTTGATTTCTCCCATTTCTGCCTCCAGCTTGTTAATGACAGAGCCTAGGTTCTGTAGTTCAATGTCATGCCAGTGTTTAGCATCATATAAGGAGTTCTCCAGACCTCTTTTCTGTAAGGACAATAAATTAAAGTCTCCttgttctgaaagattttgtgatAGTGTTTTTAATTAGGCTGGTGTCCATAACTTACTGGaaattgtcatattgaatgaaatagtttgaatatttgtaatggttgcccattagccagtttcaggaagaagataagatttatctccttatctagctcattgttttggactacatgcaaaaggtcctgactttgtttaaagtcttaacttctgaattttatttttagaagtcttttacaaagagcaaatatcctgagttccgagagaacaaaccctagagccttttgaccagactggtaagaaaaggtcacttgcagtggtatggaagttccctagaataattaaaatgattaacaaaggaaactaattactaagcaaaagaatctgttgagtaagatccgagcccaaatttgggggtaatgacaggtttgagtaggaatGGCCCAAgatggcagctcactcaataaaaactgtaacttactgtcccaatttggaggtgacttcacttgcagaacaacaaaggaagaatcgcaagtgtaggccggatcagattgatcacctgaaccaacctctccgttaacacgaatctcttagttcacactgaagctgcagagcgcccgaaagggactgaaggaaggggacttagtcctatcactgctgagcccagctcattgaattgtattgctgaggcgagcccattgaaccgtactactgaggccaacccattaaattgtactactgaggaatgaaaccatattttggtatgcttctcggaattctaggattgtaagtatattatgaaaaataacagtattgattcaaatttaacttttagttgtaattgtagttgtttttgtaatactaattcttatagcattgtttgggaagaaagtgcatttggagcattgtttctgatatatgtaattattgtgttcttaatgtttgtggtgtttcttaaagctaagcagtgttatatacgtagcaaagagttttaaaataaaattgtgttgtataaattaagtgtgtaatcattgtgaaatcgtgcaatcagctaactactcccccagccagtgcatcaaaatgaatcagtaaattgtgtgggattttctctattccataacccactagagacagaaaTCTGTATCTAGTCTAATAATTTTCATTTAAACATATACTGAGGGTTCCTTTAATTAGATACTTACCTTGAAATCTGCGCATCATAGTGGTATGTACTGCTGAACCACTATCTGAAGCTCTTGTGTGTGCTATCTGGTAACAAGGCAGTTCAAAAACAAGGCGTAACATCTTCCTACTCTAGAATACTAGGTACATAATCATTTCAGTGAGActtacaaatattaaataaaatgttgaGGGATAAAATTTcatggcttgattttttttgctCTGATTACTCACACCTCTGGATTCTTAAGTGGAAGCGTGGGATATGCAGCATCTTGACTTGATAGGCTTATTCTCACTTATCAAGATGGGCATGGAAATGCATCTTGAATTCACTGCAAACACCCTGGTGAGTACACACTCATTTTTTTGTAACAACCTACCAAAGTTCTTAAAGATTCAGTCTCTGCTTGCAGACTTTGTATTTTGCAGGCTGTATCATGGAATTCAGTTCTCAGGGATTCTACCAATTCCTCCTCTTGTGTTCGTACAGTAGGTGTCGTTTCTGTGTGCTGCTGAAAGAAGATAACAGTTGTCAGTCACAACAAGCTGTAATTATAATTCATATTCCTTGCATCCCAAAATGAAAGGGCTTTGCAACTCTGATTTCAAGTCTGCTGCCAGGAAGTTAAATTATGTATGTTAACAatagtatatttatttttctaaggACATACTATAAAAATAGAGCTTGTAAGTAAGTAACTGCATGCACACAAACGTCCATCCATGTGTATGCATTGTGTCTCAGTCTACATGCTGCTATATGCTTgtacaaatatattaaaaattaccagcagagagaggaaaaaatgcaATTGTGTACTTCCCCCTATCTTTACAATGGAATAACTTTTTAAATTAAGGGGGTTTTTTAATCCTTCATTCCATTTTTATATTTGAAGTCTCATCTGTCCTGCTTTTTCAGGGAAATTCTATGAAAGACAGAAGAACTTGTTAAGATATAAACCTGATTAATTGAGAAGGAGGTATGATTATTCAGTTTGTGGTTATTTTAAATACCTGTTTAACTCAAACTCCttagaaacagaagaaagaaaaggccCTTAGTAAAGAAGCAGGAGTGTTTAATCTTCATTAAGAGGCTGACTGCTCTAAATCCATATTTCTGGGTCCTCCAGTGAACACAAGCTTTGTTTAGTCCTAGTGTTTCCAAAGAAAaatcaagaaggaaaaaaaaaaaaccctctggagaaaaacaaaatattaagtaCTCACTGTGCCTCACAAAACCAAAAAACGAGGTCagctcctttctctcccctctccttccccccaaaaaacccaccccTTCTTCAAGTCACCTTTTAATAATAGATTATGTAAAGTATGAATGCCCAAGCATATCCTCCCTATCTGTGCAACCAAACCAGAAGTTGAGGCGTGCCTTGGGGCATGTCCTGCTAGAGAATCCAGGGCCCATGGGATCCTGGTGGACATGGCAGTTGGCAGCTGATACAGCCCTGGTCTCCCTCtaactgctttccctgctgccactgctgctggccctcagcctccagcccccagaaaGTCTCCTTTTACCGAAGAAAAAGGTTAAAGTACAGGCTGCATTAGGGCCTCATGCTAGATCTCATGCtctttaaaatattcattaataGTCTAAACTGGTGGGTTAGCTGTGGGACAACCAGCTTTGCAGGTGACAAAAGGTTATTTAGATTACTCGGGTCCAGAGATCACTGTAAAGAAACAATCGAGATAAATGAGCAGTGTGACAGCAAATTAAATTCACTGTTGATAAATGCAAAGCAATGCCCATTTCAGGGAATAATTTACATTGCTTATCTGCTTTATAAGGTCATAATTTAACTGCATCAGCTCAGGAAATTGATTTGAGCATCGATTGGACAAGTCAATGAGGATCTCAGCCCAATGGTCCAGAATGTTAtgggtatttaggcacctaaagatgTCCATATGGAATCCCTTTAGGCATCTAACAGCATGTTTAAGTGTCTCAGTACCCATAGAaatctggccctgtgtgctgctgttgtcaaaaaagcaaacaagaggTTAGGATACTTAAGGAATGAGATGGGGAAAAAGGGAGACAGACACAAAAATCAGTAGTGCTGCTTCATCTAGAACTGTGCCCTGCTGGTCAAACTACTTCTGACAGAATGCAGTAACATTAGCAATGCTGTAGAAAAGCGAAATTAAAAGTTTTAGGGGCACTGGAAAACTTGAATGAAGTGAAAGGGGAAGAATAAGTTGGCTGTTCAGAATTGATAGGAATACTTTTTCCTTGCATAATTAAGCTTTGCACTTGACTACAACAGGATGTCATTAAGGCCAGAAACACAGCAAGACTCAGCCAAGGACTAGACATTGATACGGATAACACCTAGACCTATATTAGTTAATGCTAACGAATTTTTGGCTAAGTATTAAATCTCATACTTCCGGGTTAAACCAATCTCTGGCTAATGCGTAACCTGGGAAAAAATGATGCATTCTAGAAATAGATTCTAGTGATTTGTTCGCTTTCTGCATAGGGTGGATGTGATAGGGAGGCAAGGCAGAAGGGCAGTGTTAAGTAAAGCCAGGTAAATCAAACTAAAAGAAGATAAGTTTCCTCTATTGGCCTATAAGCAGCTCCCTTTATGAGATTATATCATCTAGCAGGGATTTATCCATTGCCAAATTTAGCCAAATCTTTTAATTTGTTCTAAGATGCTGGATGCTAACTGATAGTTTCTGGTTAGTGGACATGTCCGCATGTGCTATTAGCATGcccaataaactctggtgcatactatgccagagtttattgctctgggtgCATTGTTTGAATATGCGCCCAGAACGGCAGCCCAttgagttgggtcagagcagccccagctggcacagggcccagggggtcagtctgccagcctggggctgctccagcccagctcaacatgctgcagaacagctgactgggagcaccctcataccccagtcAGCCAcaacagcatctacatgtgtgatacTGAAGAGATaaacataagtactatcctgctgaggGGATTAATTAGTTCCCTGTGgcttaatagggctgcacatgtagatgcgaaatgtttactgcagagctaattagtctactccacagtaaatgtcttgtgtagacacgcccagtatgtCATCTTAAACTTGACCTTCTTCAGCAACAACAAATATAATTAGTCAAATAGTTTTCTTGTTCTGATTGAAAAAGTGTGGCTTTGGACAAGTAAGAGAGGTTTTGCTACTTTATTAGCCCTATGttggaaaaaaataagagaaCAAACACACTTTTACACGTACTTCTCTGGGCAAATTAAACCAATAATCATTTTAATTATACAGATAGAGCCAAATCCCACCATCATTTCAAGGCCCGAAGGAGAAATACTTGATTTGTATGGGTGTGTCTGGAGAGGAGTGGAGTTGGGCCACGTTCCTTAGATTATTACCATCAATTTTTGatttaagaaagaaaattttGTATAGAACTAGAACTTTTTTTCCAGTAGATCTTACAGTTAGACAGGTACAGGGAAGTGTCACCACTTACCTTGGTATAGAGCAAGGCACCAGTCTCAGCACGATTTCTCTCAATATCCTTCTCCCAGTGAAttctgattttttccagtatgtCATCCAGGCCAGTTCCAATGGGAACATCTAGCTCCTCCAAATGAGATCCAGCAAGCTGTTTATATAATACTTTTACATCCTGAAAAATGCACGTAAGGGAAAGGAATGATGGCCAAGGAAAGCTCAGTCTGAGGAGCACTTTTGGTACATCTGAGGGCATGAGTATACAAATAAGATTTAGTGATCTAGAGGAAGGTGGGGCTTTACAGcacatcagctgctccatggtAACTGCCATGGGGTATGTGCAAAAGATAATAGATCAGTTGGACACCTTGGTTTAAGGAGCACAAGAACAAATGAGATTTGCACATGTATATGTGAACTATCAGCAACACTATGGCCTTTTTACACTGCTAGAACAGCATAAGGGAACCTGTGAATTAGGTTTGTAAACAATCTGTCCTGCAAATGATAGTGGTAAAAATAGATGTGAACAATACAAGGAAAACATATGCTCATACAGAAATGGACCACAATTGAAACTTCTTTGTCAATGTACCCCTgagccgcatccagatgagcagaggcgtgcacttgcagcagcatgaatttgtgccactactttgtacCACAGCGCACACACCTACATGTGCCCTTTGTTGTGGGACATGTCCCACTGTGGGAAAACTGCCTgttcccagctgctcctggctcctgcccgGCTTCCGTGTGCTAgggaggactggctggggcacaggctgcctcagtgtgggggcttcaAAGTGCCCAGAGATGTGGGAGctgggagcccctgcactgaggcatgcggaggcaggggagcagccagtccaggcctgcctgctcccttgtccCTGCtcccacactgtgccccagccagctttcTCCACAGggtgtggagacaggggagcaggcagccctagcCTGCAGCATGTTTGTCCTGGTGCACACTATTTTCAAATGCTTTGCgctgtttttttgggggttttttagggggtgctggggaggggcggtggaactgggaaatcctggtagcaaactTTTTGAATCTTGTTGAGCAGCCTCTTGTGATGTCATTGCCATATGAAGAATAAGTCTCTTTGTGGGCTGATAGACTACTGCCTTACATATTGGCCACACAGGCAAATAAGGGAGCAGATTTCACACCCTTACACCTTAGCACAGTTTACTCATGTTTCTGGTCTGTGTGCAAAAGTATAAGAGCTGCTGCAGAGTTGCTGTTCCTCTCATTGTGTATGTGTAGAGCAtaggcagggggaggctgtgaATGGGCAGTCTTGGCATGCCAACCTAGGGCTCAGCATGCTAACCAGCTCAGCTTAGCTGGTATGGTGGGAGCTGTAATCAGTATCTTGGTCTGGGGCCGGTTTGTTTTACTGGCATAAAAAGAAAGCGAGGACTCTATGGTGAGGTACAGTTCATTCCTTGTTCTGTTCCTGGGGCAGTATAACTATATGCTGCCCCTTACATAGGACTTCCAACTCTGCAGTCTAATTCCCTGTCATTATTTGACAGGGAATTAGACTGCAGTGCTTATTTGAGTGTGCTTATTTGAGGTCAGACCCTGAAGCCCTTCAGGGTGAGTAATCCTCTCTAATGCAAGGTGTCCTGGTGAAGACAATGAATAAGAAAGTAAAGGCTGCAAAACTGGGCCCTTGGGAACTCTTATTGCCATTGCCTCAATGAGTTGTTGCTCAAAAGAAGAAATTAAGATTCAGTAATTGAGTGGTTTGCTAACTACATCACAAACTTTGCAAACCAGCCCGGTTAATATTGAGTGTCATTTCAGAAATTTGATGGCTTTATTGGTCCATGGGGTCAGATTTCTCACTAAGTGGAACTGTTGTTCATTTACAGTAGTGTGCATGTTGAGAGAATCAGGCCCCAAAGTACTGGGGATTTACACTTTTAAGGGAAAGTCCAGCACCATGAATTTATGTAGTGTAagagttggcaacctatggcctacAAGCTGAATTTAGCCCACAgaatcattggatccagcctgaggaCTTTGGGCTTTGGCAGTATTTGATGGTGTGTGGGACATTGGCTGCACAGATGGCTGGGTCCTAGAACCTGCCCATCCACCTGCCTCTAACCCAAGGTGAGTttttccagcctgcagccagaaaaggttgcctacccctgacccaATGTGAGTGCAATGTCAAATGATGTGTAGCCATTTTGGATATGTTGTATTTATCAGGTGTaaaaaatattgaatattttGTATTGGTGTTTTTGATAATTACTTGAAAGAAGAGTTGTGCAAGCTAacaaaggaggggaggaggacaaTTTACAGATTGATACTATGATCTATATTTGACAGGAATAATTTAACTCCTTTTCAGACAGATGTGTCACACTGGCCTAGCTAAACAGACATATATTACCTATGCATTGCCCACAGTCTTGACTTACTTCTTCATGAGTCTTTGACAGCAAAGCTAGTTCTTCTTTCATGCTTTCTATCAGACTCTCCAGATCCATTTTAGTTAAATTAGCATCATCAATCACTTTATATAAGGAATTAATTTCATCTTCCACTGCCTTTCTAAATGGTTGCTCATTTTCATATCTGCAGAGAAAAACTTTATAAGCACAGCTgggcacaaaaaaacccccttgcATTTTACAAATAATACTATTCAGCTAAGTACTGATATGTACCAGATTGACAGGCAAAGAAGATGCAATTTATATCTACATTTTATTAATACACTCCAATGCCATTTTCAGCTCAATCCTCGTTGCCCTTCTTTATTAGAAGGAAAGTTACAATGCAAATTAACAGTCTCCAGGACAGCACTGTATGGTTAATAGTGTTTTGGAAAGGGagtcagaaaattaatattctttTTCTGGATTTGAGGTATACACATCATGTGATCTTTACCTTTCTGTATTTCCATCATCTGTGCAGTGAATATAATAATGCTTACCCATTTCTGTAAAGAGCTTTGAAAGCATAGGATGGTAAATAGATTCTGAGCTTCAAGCGGTACTGTTGTTATATAAAACTAAACACATTGTGTGGTGGGTGTGACTTATGTTCCTGAAGATATAGTCCATTCTTGCAGTTACATACTTAGTTGCACTGAAGTGAATTGGAAGCATGTTGTTTATTTCAGTTGGACAAGGATTCTGAATTACAGTACTTTGTAACCAACTTGAGCCTCATAAACACGAActgctgtttatttttctttttaaaacatcatGGCATATAATTTTTCTAAGAACACTGCTAATAAGATCATTACTTTGTAACAAAACTGTAAACTGAAGTTAGGTGGCAACTGCTCATTTAACTGACCCTGTGCTTGAACAATTGTTTTGTCAACAACAATGACTGTTTAACCAAAATGCAACTACTTTTTCCCTACCGGCTCAGTGGCCACACTTTTGTCTGCATGACTGTAGTTCCTTTTGAATTTTAATCTTTCAATTTAAATGGAAGCTTGGGATGCTGCAGCACTGGACCTAGCCAATTTGGGCAGCTGGCTCTTCTGGTATAGGTGTCAAGGGAGCCAGCTTCATAAACAATTTCTGCATTCCTCCCCTGGGGAGCCACCGTCTTTGCCTGGAAATCAACAGCTTGGGAAAGAGGCAGATGATACCAGCGTGAATTAAACATTTTTGTATACACTGCACTGATTCAGTGAAACACAACACAAAGTAATGCCTTTGTTTGGAGAAGTCAGTTGACTTCTTAAATAACTGCTTAGGTCATGAGACTGACAGACTATATTTGGAAGAACAAAATTATGTAGCAGTTCAAAACTTTGGTTTTATGACATAAATGCTAAAGATAAAACCATGAACCTACTTAAAGCATTATTTTGAATGAGAGATGGATttggggaaaaaggaaaatcCTGGAAAGATAAAGATTAGGTACTGTGAAATATACCTGGAAAgtttgattattatttttaacaaacCCTTTTTAACTATATATTAACTGTTTCATAATTAGAAATAGTTCTATTATGAATAAAGTTTAGAATAATGAAGCCTAACATGCAGTTGTAACAAGTGCAATTTAAAGGAACTCTTTCAGCTAAAAATCACACACTGCAAATCTACAACTATCATTATCTATAGTACTAGCAGTAGCCTTGATTTTGAAATTTGCTAGAATTATAAAAGTACAATTTGTcactataccaggggtgggcaattattttggctagagggccacttaagttttggtgagctatggaGGGCTACACACAATCTTTGGGAAAATATCATTTTAACCAATTATAGataaacaaatcatatactaaaaattaaacatctactataacacattttattttattaaaaaaaatatttttgtcctggtatgttttttttttaagtagtatatatagaggcaattgcataatagctcaaaataaagtcttactcctgtatattgtaTGGAGGAGGTGAGGGTGTGCAGAATATGGGGATGTTGGTGTGAGATGGGGGAGGGGTTTGAGGGGTTGGtacaagggggtggggtggggcgggcaggtgggagtggctggagccccacatgctggtgCGGGAGCTACCTGGCTGCAGCCTcacccccacctggctgggcatctgctgcccCGCACATGTCCCCATGGCTGCCGTCcttccccatgctacctgctgcccagagtggtgTAGCAGGAGCAAAAGGAAGAACTGTTGGAGGTGGGAGGAGCTAagcagtacccaggtggctgcagctgtatcgggagcagccttgctggtacactctgcatgctggccagggcccaggtgggtgggagcatggtgtgGGCTACCCTGGAAGGAGTGGGCAGaacttggccccatgtggagcaccacgggctggatacaatcaattggtgggtgctcacccataggccagatccaacaagttggcaggctggattttGCCTACCTCTGATTTATACTGTTCTTTTACCCTTAATTTCTCCATCCACATGTAAGGAAAATCAAGGCAATCAAGCTTTTTTCATATATGATTTTACTTTCAGGTTCTTGGTGGAACATTGCCTATATTTCAGATgctgcagccttttttttttttttttttttttttttaagctctgtCTTGTGTTTTATAAAAGCAAAATTTAATCAATACTGTCTCTAGCAGGAGACCTAGGTTTATATATCAAATGAGCCTAATAATATTTTGCCAgtaattttttttactgctggGGTGATTTTAAAATTCCATCATCAAAATAATATTACAGCACGTTCACATATCACCTGTTATTACAATAATTCATTACTATAATTAATTTGTTTAGCTACAGGACAGCCCTATGAAGGAAGATTGCAGAATCTCCAAATGCAAAACTGAGTCAAATCTGTAAATACCAAACACACACCATCTCTGATATAATCATTCAGTATTCATATTCAATATTGTAAGTGTATATTCATTCAAAAAGTCAACCAAGTTGTTGCCTGGAGAAGGCTACCTGTCTTTAAAATCTTCAGCACAGGCTTGAACATTCTCTGTTTGCAACATAAGACGAGCATTTTCAAGGACTGCGTCGCCCACCTGGAATAATGAGACGACAAAGCTCAAGCAATTAAGTACATTAACCATGATATGTTAAGTAGATAAATGATTTGGGATTCTATAATCAATTTCAGTTTTGGTGTAGGGCTGTCCAAATTGTTCATTCCAGGTAATTTATTCAGGGTCTTTAATACATCTGTTCATAAATAATCCACAAACAGGCTGCAGTTTTTTCTTAAATCCTTTTATACCCAATTGTTCCTTGACTATTTGTGAAAACAAATTTGAGTTTATAATTTGTTTGCAGGTGGGTTGCCAGGGGTGAACTCTAGCACTTTGTACAGGTTCTGTGCCTGACTTAGGTCCTACTTAAAACCCATTCAAATTCCATATCTGGAATGTAGAGCAGTACTTAGGTGCAacacatgcctcttgctgtgACCCTTTTTATTGCAGTGAATTTGATCCAATAAGTATTCGTTGTTCATGCCATGTGAATGGCTGCCTAAATCTTATAGTGATTTCTGCTCTCTGATTGGAGGATATAAACTTCTGTGATGGATAAACCTTAGAATCAAGGAATTCTTGAAAGACTATTTCACTGAGATGTGTTAGATACTATGGTCACATGGAGTGAATAAGTATGTGGTATCTTTGCTGTCTTGTGATTCCAGGACCTTTAAGCAAAACTTTCAAACTTGACCCCTCTCTGTCCCCTACTGTATTGGTATTCTGTGATTCAAGAAGGTGACCTGGGCAGCACAGAGATCAAAGGAACATAGGATGTTCTGGGATATTGCTCTTGCTTGCTCTTGTTGGCTCACTCTCTCATATGTGCGCACACACTAAATAATTGCTTAACTCAGTTCATACCCACCAGGATTTCATGTGACAGATATGTGATAGTAACATAACTTCCATGTTAGTAGTTGTTTTATGATGTTTTCTCTGTAGTGCTTTTCTTCTTCAGTAAATAACATTGTATTTTTCAAAAGTTGGCGTATTATTGGTTAGCACTGTTATCTCTGAAGGAGCAGAACTGCAGGTGTTGAACTAACAATAGACTTGCAAAGACAATTACAAGGAATCGCAATGGGACTACAGCCTTAAATCCAAGGTCTTAAGGAAGAAGGCACATA
Encoded here:
- the BFSP2 gene encoding phakinin isoform X2 is translated as MTKQTTTQNQKPTWVGNSYQCGYSRGATRESQFVQFSGPRCIMPLPRRKSSFLGQQPSSTTESIGASSRRVSVGGGGVLSRPRGVYVGSAPTGGVSSLGTRVSRRALGISSVFLQGLRSSSSTVPLAQGLEKARGLSYESLNGRLVEYIDKVRALEQVNQELEEHIRIYLDKKSSSVSSWGALRENWETIYHQVGDAVLENARLMLQTENVQACAEDFKDRYENEQPFRKAVEDEINSLYKVIDDANLTKMDLESLIESMKEELALLSKTHEEDVKVLYKQLAGSHLEELDVPIGTGLDDILEKIRIHWEKDIERNRAETGALLYTKHTETTPTVRTQEEELVESLRTEFHDTACKIQSLQAETESLRTLKRGLENSLYDAKHWHDIELQNLGSVINKLEAEMGEIKAETEQQQRDRENLLSHKLQLENDIATYHCLLDGEASS
- the BFSP2 gene encoding phakinin isoform X1, translated to MTKQTTTQNQKPTWVGNSYQCGYSRGATRESQFVQFSGPRCIMPLPRRKSSFLGQQPSSTTESIGASSRRVSVGGGGVLSRPRGVYVGSAPTGGVSSLGTRVSRRALGISSVFLQGLRSSSSTVPLAQGLEKARGLSYESLNGRLVEYIDKVRALEQVNQELEEHIRIYLDKKSSSVSSWGALRENWETIYHQVGDAVLENARLMLQTENVQACAEDFKDRYENEQPFRKAVEDEINSLYKVIDDANLTKMDLESLIESMKEELALLSKTHEEDVKVLYKQLAGSHLEELDVPIGTGLDDILEKIRIHWEKDIERNRAETGALLYTKQHTETTPTVRTQEEELVESLRTEFHDTACKIQSLQAETESLRTLKRGLENSLYDAKHWHDIELQNLGSVINKLEAEMGEIKAETEQQQRDRENLLSHKLQLENDIATYHCLLDGEASS